The genome window CTCGGACGTGACCTGGAGCGCTTGCCCTCCACCCTGGTCGGCTTTCACGTCCTTGCCGCCTGCATTCTGCTCTGCAACAACTTGAAGCCTCTTTTTGCATAGCCTTCTTGGCACTCTCTAGAGAAACCTTAGTCGTGGGATCGTGCGGTTTTTCTTATCGCGACGCGTGATGTCCTGTGCTGTTGGCTTCTATCAGGAGAACTCATGCTGGGCCCAGACAATGCCAGTCACCACGTATCAGGCAAAGAAGCAAGGGCCTTCCATCGTCCGACCAATCTGTCTATCAGGACCCAGAGAAATCTGCACCTCCAGTATGCTGTGGGTTCACAGATGCCTTTGATTGCTGGCCATACAACGTGTCTTCTGTCACGTTTCTTTCAAAGAAGGACATAAAGATCAGCCGTCTTCGGCAACGTCCGTTGACGTCATTCGTTGACGCGCGCGGGGATGATCATGACTCATGCCGTCATCAGGACAGCCACAGCCGCTTGAGGGTTTGGCAACGCCCGTCGAGAAGGGGGCGTACTTACAGGCAATGACTCTCCCAGGAGGCCACGGCGCAAAGGCTGAAGGTGCTCTGAGCTGACTATGGCATGCAAAAACTGTCTCCAGACACGGACGTTCTTTAGAAAGCTGCCCATGAGCGTCGGAACCTTCCTGTAAGGGCTGTGAGAATATTTTGACGTCGCGTTGTTTTCCTCATCGTTTCTTCACTGTTCCAACGAGGTTCCTTGTGTCGACCTGTGTTCATCGACTTACCGTTGCTCTCGCCCTGCTGGGAACCACTGCTCTGGCCAACCCCGCTTCCATCCCAGTCGATCAGGCCTATCTGGATCAGCAGGCCAGGCAACTGACCCAGGCCATCACCGAGGCGGTCAGTGAAGCGGGCGGCAACCTCGACTCGCAGCAGCTTCATCTGGTGTTTGCCTTCAGCACAGGCCATTTCGCCAAAGACCCCCTGATGGCCGAAGCGGCCCGTGTGATCGCTTCAAATGTCGCCGAACAGCACCTGGTGAACGGTGATCAACTCAGTGCCTACGCCTGGGAAATGACTGTATGGCCGCATAAAGGCCAAGCGCTTAATCCGTTCACGGTTGGCAGTGACCGCGCGGCCCTGCGCGCCTCCTTCCAGGATCTCTGGCCCAGGTCAGCTCAGGCTGGAAGTGAAGGGGGCCATGATACAGAAGCTGCCATTACCCAGCTCACGCAGACACTGGGCGACAGTCGCAACGCGGTGCTGGTGCTGCTGACCAACTCGGCCGCCAGCGTGGCCGGAACGCAGGCGCAACGGACGATCGGCGAGAATGATCCAGCTTACCTGAGTGCCCTCGAACAGTGGACCCGCGTCAGAACAAGTAACACCACCGGCGCGTCTCTTCAGCTGGGGATTCGTGACGACCAGCCCAACCGAACCTTCGATGCGGTGATTGTCGTCCCCAAGGCGTTTGAAGGCGCGGCGCTCAGTGGAAGCCGGGAAGACTTGATCCGCACGCAGACCGCTGAAGCGCCTGGGTCGCAATCTCCTGCCAGGGGGCTGCCCTCATGGATCTGGGCCTTGCCCGTCCTTGCCGTTGTGGGGGCTCTGCTGTATGGCCTGAGTCGCCGGCGCCGTGTCTCTGGGAGCCCAGCGGCACCACGGGTTCGCGCCGGGAAAGGCAACTGGACCTTGCAGGTCGCAGGCCGCACCTACGCACTCAAGGACGTTCAGGAGGGTGAACCGGTCTGCATCATCTGCGGGCCGGGATACCCCATTCCTCCGTCCAATCCGTCCTACGTCCTGCTGAGCAGCCCCACACTGCCGCCAGTCAAGCTTCTGACGATCCGGCGAACGGGCAAAACCCTGACCGTACAGCCCGACCTCGATATCGCCCTCGAAGAAGGCTCGCCGCAGAGTATTCCGGCAGGTCAGGACGCGGATTACACCCTCAGCGTCCGTGGCCGCGCCGCCAGCAAACCCAACCTGCCCCCCAAGCCGTTTGCCGCCACTGTGAACATCGCTATCCGCCCGGAGGAATCCTGATATGACCACCATGGACGTCACCAAAACGCTCGTTATCGGCCTGGGCAGTACCGGCACCCGCGTCTGCAACAACCTGATCCGCCGCCTCGACTGGCAGTACGGCTCAGCCAAACGCGCGCCGTGGGTCGAGTTCATGGCAGTTGAGACCAACAACAATGAGCCGTCGACCGCCCTGCGGGACCGTGGCGATTTCTATCCGATTGGGCTCGACGCGCGCGTTTACGGTCAGATTCTTCAGGACCCCCAGTCCCACCGCAAAATTCAGCTGGACCGCTGGGCTGACATGAGCACCCTGCGCAAACTCAAGGACACCGAAGGTGGCGCGGGCAACATCCGGATGGTCGGCCGCCTGACGTTCATGACCGATCCGAACTTCTCCAAACTGAAACTGGCACTGCTGGACCGCATCACGCGCCTGCGTGACCTGCAGGCCAGCGAAGCACAGATGAAACGGGGAAGCCTGCAGGACGGGTCCAACCCCATGATCAGCTTCGGCTCAGGCGGCGAGATCCGCGTGTTCGTGGTGGGGACCCTGTGCGGAGGCACTGGCAGCGGCCTGCTTCCAGACTTCGGGTATTTCCTGAAGTCTCTTCCCCTCAAAGAAACCGAGAAAGTCATTGGTATCTTCACGCTGCCCCACGAGCACCTGACCTCTGTGGTGGCTTCCAACGCGGACCGGCTAAAGAAAAACGCGTACCATGCGCTGCTCGAGCTGAATCATTATCACCAGGCCGCTTCCGGCACGCTGCCGCCCATCCATTACCCTGACGGCAGCGTGGCCTCGATGGAAAGCCATCCGTACGACCTGCCGTACCTCGTGGCTCCATCGGCGCCCACCGCTGACGGAGAGGCAGAGCTCAACGAGCTGGTGGCTGACCGTATTTTCATGAACATCATCAGCCCGGAAGCAGATCCCATGAGCCGGGCCGTGGACGCGCCCCTCCCGGACCGGGATCACCAGGCCCACGTGTTCAGCACCTTTGGCCTTTCGGTGGTCGAGTTTCCCGCCGCCCAAATCACGGAAGCGGCCGGGAAAAAGCTCCTCTTCGGCGCCCTCAACGAGTGGCACGCATTCAAAAGTGACCGGGTCACGGACCTTACGTCCCTGGTTGGCGCCGACTGGCACAGCCTGATTCCCGCCTACCTGCAAAAGCCCAGCGAGGACTGGCAGAAAGAGGTGACGGCGGCTGTAAACAGTGAGCTGGGCGCTGCGAAACTGGATTTCGCCAAGCTTGACCGGGCGCTCGCCGCCCTCCGTCAAGCGGTGGCCCCAGACGGCGCCCTGTCCAACCAGCTGCGGGCCCAGCGCGACCAGGTCACCGAGCGGATCTATCAGCGTTTCTCGGATCATGCCCATGAGGTGCTGCTGGACCGCACCCGCGGCCCAAAAGTGCTTTCGGCGGAAGTGCAGAACCTGCTGAGTGACCTGCAGGACCTGCACGAGGTGGCCCGGGCCAATACTGCGGTCTCTCAGGCAGAAGCAGCAGAAGCCTGGCAGAAGGTGGAAACCGCTGTGCAGCGCTTGAGAGACGAAGTCAAGCGGGTCAGTTTCCTGAACAAGAACAAGGGCAACATCGAAGCGGCGCAGCGCGACCTTCGCGCCGGTATGCGGGAATTCGCCCGCATTCAGATGGAGTCGGCGCTGTACGCCAGCATTCAGACCCACCGCAAGTACGGCGAGATTGACTTCGGTGTCGCGGAGCACCTGCAGCGCCTGCTTCAGCAGGTGCAGACCAACCTGAGCAATCTCGACAGCCGGATTACTGCGGTGAAAAACAAGCTGTACAGCGATGTGGAAGCCAAGTCCACCACCCTGCCTCCGGTCAACGGCCTGGTGCTGCTTGAGCCGCGCACCACCGTTCAGGATGAGTACCGGCGTGCGCTGGAAGCGGGACGCAGCAGCAGCGTGCAGCACCTCGATAACCTGGAAGCCCATCACTTTGAGGCCCTGATCCGTGGCTGGAGTGACCTTCCGGGCATCATCGTGCCGTCCGTGCGCCAGCTGGACAAAACCTGGATTCACGCGCCATTTGATCCGCGCGGTGAACACCTGCTCCCGGCAGAAATCATGAATCGCCTGCTGAGCGAGGCGTCCCGCCCCTTCAGTCTGATCCTCGCCCGCGAGAACGTGGTGGAGAAAGTGATGCGGGAACGTCAGGTCTCGCCCACCATGGACAACAAACTGCGTGGCGCCGCCGAGCGCTCCCGGCCGTTCCTGACCCTGAACAAGCAGCGGGCGGTCGAAGGCAACCGCAGCCCCGTAATGGAGCGTCAGTCGATGTTTATCCCCGAAGGGACCAATCCCTCGGAGGAAAACACCTTCAAGAATCTGGTGTCCAACAGCTTTGCCCTGTCCAGTTCGAAAGGGGCAACCTCCGCCGACCCGACCCGGACGCTGTTTCTGGAAGAGTATTACCGCTTCCCCCTGCGAGGCCTTGACCAGGTCCTCGGTCAGGGCGGACTGCACGAAGCCCAGTGCCAGGATTTTCCCACCTTCCACACCCGGCGGGACGTGCAGTGGTACGGCCTCTCGAAACGTGAGGCGCAGCTGTTAGAGGACGCCGCTGAAGCCCTGGTGGTCGGCGTGGTCATGGGCGAATTGATTGTGAAAGACGGCCTGGTGATGCCCTGGACCCCGCAGGGTTTTGGGGACCGTGACTTCCGCCGACTGCCCATCAAGCTGGAGGAAGCTGCCCGCGTCCTGGCCCGCGGCGAACAAGACCTCGACAGCTACTCGCTGTTGGGCGCGCTGCCGACCCTGCAAGCCCGCATCGACCATCACTGGAAGCGGCATGACCTGGATCTGCACAGCAGCAGCCAGGCCTTCGTCAAGCAGTTGCAGACGCGCCTGGAAGAGTTTTACCATCAGGGCCGTCAGGGTCAGATTGACGGCTGGGGCGATCAGGCCTGGGCAGGTGAGCAGCTCGCCAGATTCACTGCGAAACACACGCCGCTCCACGAAGCCACGATGCTGTTGTACCCACCACCGGCGGCCAAGATCAACGCCCTGACCCTCAAAAAGGACCAGCAGGGCCGCTGGGGCGGCTACGCGCCCAAAGATGGGCTGTACTGCTACGAGTGTGGGGGCCTGGTCGGCGAGACCATTCAGGACGCCGCGCGCAACGGCTGGCGCTGCTTTACCAACTCTGCCCACTACTACGGCAACTGAGGACCAGATGACGACCATAACCCTCTTCCCAGGCAACCCGGTCATCCGGGTGATGCTGGTCATGATCATCGCCCTGTTTGCCTTCGGGCTGTGGCAGTGGTACCGCAATTACCGGCGGCTGGGCCAGGAAATCAAGGCGGCGCAGGACCTGAAAGCGCGGAAGAATCTGCTGCTTGACGCTGACACCATCGGTCTGTCGCTTGGACCGGCCAGTAACTGGCTGGCCGGGCGGCTGATCAAACTGATGGTCGCGCAAAATGGTCTCGCTTTCGCCCGCCCTGCCGACACCCTCGATCCGGTCCTGGATGAAGTGCAGCGCATCAATGCGTCCGCCCGCGCTGTGCCGAATCTGTTGCTGCTGTTCGGGCTGATCGGCACGGTCGTGGGCCTGATGTTCACCCTGGGGAGCCTGGGGCCACAGATTCAGGAGTCGATTAATACAGGTGCGCCCGCCGCGGTTGCCCGGAGCCTCGGGCAGACCTTGCACGAGATGAGTGCCGCGTTCGCCGGCACGCTCTGGGGCGTGGGGCTGGCCTTCGTGTTGCAGGCCCTCAACGCCCTGGCGGCGACGCGCGCTGGTCAGCTGAGCGGCGCCCTGGACGAGCTCAGCCTCCATTACGCCCCGATGGTCTACCCGGCTGGCAGCGAAAAACAGCTGCAAAGCCTGCAGGACCTGGTGCGGCGCAGTGAGGAGTTCCTCTCCGAGACGCAGCAGGCCATTGCGCAGACCAGCGCGGACTTCTCGAAAGTTCTGCTGGACGCCGGCCAGGCCATTCAGGGCAGTCTGGTGACGCTCCAGAGCACGTCGAAAGATATTTCTGAAGCCCTGAAGGTGGCGAGCTCAGACGTCAAACTGAGCAGCGAACGACTAAATACTGCGGTCGAGAGCATGCAGCGTCACCGCCAGGACTACCGCAGCATCTACACCCAGTTCAACGAGATGTTTGAACGCTCCATGCGCAAGCTCTCCGACCACAGTGACTCCGAGCTCCGCGAGATTCGCGAACTTCAGTCGGCCTTCGGTCACACGGGCGCGCAGATTGTGCAGGAGATTTTCCGGACTGGGGAGCAGCTCAACCGGGTCAGTACGGACCTCGCCGCCAGTCAGGCGGCCTACATTGCCGGGACCGAAACGGTAGGCACCAGCCTGAAGCAGGGCTTTGACACCCTGCACGAGCGCCTCGACGGCACCCTGTCGCGCTACACCAGCGAGGTGAACATGGTCAGCGCGCACCTCACCGGCCTGGGGGACAGCCTGCAGGCGAGCAGCTCCGCGACGGCGACGCTCGAGCGCACGCTGCGGGCCAAGGACGCCGCCGAACTCACCCGCGCGCGCGATCAGGCGCAGCGCGAAGGGCAGCTCACCAGCAGCGTCGTCAATCTGAACGAGCAA of Deinococcus aquaedulcis contains these proteins:
- a CDS encoding tubulin-like doman-containing protein; this translates as MTTMDVTKTLVIGLGSTGTRVCNNLIRRLDWQYGSAKRAPWVEFMAVETNNNEPSTALRDRGDFYPIGLDARVYGQILQDPQSHRKIQLDRWADMSTLRKLKDTEGGAGNIRMVGRLTFMTDPNFSKLKLALLDRITRLRDLQASEAQMKRGSLQDGSNPMISFGSGGEIRVFVVGTLCGGTGSGLLPDFGYFLKSLPLKETEKVIGIFTLPHEHLTSVVASNADRLKKNAYHALLELNHYHQAASGTLPPIHYPDGSVASMESHPYDLPYLVAPSAPTADGEAELNELVADRIFMNIISPEADPMSRAVDAPLPDRDHQAHVFSTFGLSVVEFPAAQITEAAGKKLLFGALNEWHAFKSDRVTDLTSLVGADWHSLIPAYLQKPSEDWQKEVTAAVNSELGAAKLDFAKLDRALAALRQAVAPDGALSNQLRAQRDQVTERIYQRFSDHAHEVLLDRTRGPKVLSAEVQNLLSDLQDLHEVARANTAVSQAEAAEAWQKVETAVQRLRDEVKRVSFLNKNKGNIEAAQRDLRAGMREFARIQMESALYASIQTHRKYGEIDFGVAEHLQRLLQQVQTNLSNLDSRITAVKNKLYSDVEAKSTTLPPVNGLVLLEPRTTVQDEYRRALEAGRSSSVQHLDNLEAHHFEALIRGWSDLPGIIVPSVRQLDKTWIHAPFDPRGEHLLPAEIMNRLLSEASRPFSLILARENVVEKVMRERQVSPTMDNKLRGAAERSRPFLTLNKQRAVEGNRSPVMERQSMFIPEGTNPSEENTFKNLVSNSFALSSSKGATSADPTRTLFLEEYYRFPLRGLDQVLGQGGLHEAQCQDFPTFHTRRDVQWYGLSKREAQLLEDAAEALVVGVVMGELIVKDGLVMPWTPQGFGDRDFRRLPIKLEEAARVLARGEQDLDSYSLLGALPTLQARIDHHWKRHDLDLHSSSQAFVKQLQTRLEEFYHQGRQGQIDGWGDQAWAGEQLARFTAKHTPLHEATMLLYPPPAAKINALTLKKDQQGRWGGYAPKDGLYCYECGGLVGETIQDAARNGWRCFTNSAHYYGN